Proteins from a single region of bacterium:
- a CDS encoding GMC family oxidoreductase → MTYRADVLIIGAGASGGVAARHLAEHGFDVVCLEQGDWPDRSAFPGTRPDWELAIRKDWAMSPNVRNRPEDYPVVHDESDIEPLMYNAVGGSMIIYAGTWPRMLPSDFRVRTMDGVADDWPIAYRELVPYYDAIDQQIGVSGLAGDPAYPPHDDYPLPPLPLGAAGRRVAEGHNRLGWHWWPEPNAILSAPYDGRRPCVQRGVCTSGCAEGAKASTDLTHWPKATAAGARLITGARVSRITMGPRGLATGAVWLDRSGVERHQEADVVILAANAIGTARLLLLSADDRHCPDGLANSSGLVGRRLMMHPFSVVTGWWDDQVEGWQGHFGASITSYQFYETDPGRGFVRGAKWALSPVGGPLNHILPMRAGNEVWGPDHHVLMGRTFGRGASWAIFGEDLPEESNRVELDSECIDTHGIPAPRVSYRISDHSRRLMAFQEDRATESLKASGCQETAVASMIPYSGWHLMGTARMGNDPATSVVNPRQQAHDVANLYVADASVFVTSSGVNPTCTITALALRTADLLVRHRSEQKVPA, encoded by the coding sequence ATGACCTATCGGGCCGACGTCTTGATTATCGGTGCCGGTGCGTCCGGCGGGGTGGCGGCGCGCCACCTGGCCGAGCACGGCTTCGATGTCGTCTGCCTTGAGCAGGGCGATTGGCCCGATAGGTCCGCGTTCCCCGGCACTCGACCTGATTGGGAGCTGGCCATACGCAAGGACTGGGCCATGAGCCCCAATGTGCGTAATCGGCCGGAGGACTACCCGGTGGTTCACGATGAGTCGGACATCGAGCCCCTCATGTACAACGCGGTGGGGGGCAGCATGATCATCTACGCCGGGACGTGGCCTCGGATGCTTCCTTCGGACTTCCGGGTGCGGACGATGGACGGGGTGGCCGACGACTGGCCCATCGCCTACCGGGAGCTGGTGCCGTACTACGACGCCATCGACCAGCAGATCGGCGTGTCCGGCTTGGCCGGAGACCCGGCCTATCCTCCCCACGACGACTACCCGCTGCCTCCGCTGCCCTTGGGTGCGGCCGGGCGGCGGGTGGCTGAGGGGCACAACCGGCTGGGATGGCACTGGTGGCCTGAGCCCAATGCCATTTTGTCCGCCCCCTACGACGGGCGGCGACCGTGTGTGCAGCGGGGAGTGTGTACCTCAGGGTGCGCCGAGGGGGCCAAGGCCTCAACCGACCTGACCCACTGGCCCAAGGCGACCGCCGCCGGAGCCCGGCTCATCACCGGCGCCCGGGTCAGCCGAATCACTATGGGCCCGCGAGGGCTGGCCACCGGGGCCGTCTGGCTGGATCGCTCTGGCGTCGAGCGCCACCAGGAGGCTGATGTGGTGATCTTGGCGGCCAACGCCATCGGCACGGCCCGGCTGCTGCTGCTGTCGGCCGACGACCGCCACTGCCCCGATGGGCTGGCCAACTCCAGCGGCTTAGTGGGTCGTCGCTTGATGATGCACCCGTTCTCGGTGGTGACCGGGTGGTGGGACGATCAGGTGGAGGGCTGGCAGGGCCACTTCGGGGCCAGCATCACCAGCTACCAGTTCTACGAGACCGACCCCGGTCGCGGGTTTGTCAGGGGAGCCAAGTGGGCGCTTTCACCGGTCGGTGGTCCCCTCAACCACATCTTGCCCATGCGGGCTGGCAACGAGGTTTGGGGACCGGATCACCATGTACTCATGGGCCGCACCTTCGGCCGAGGAGCGAGCTGGGCCATTTTCGGCGAGGATCTTCCCGAGGAGTCCAACCGAGTAGAACTCGATTCCGAGTGCATTGACACCCACGGAATACCCGCGCCCCGGGTGAGCTACCGGATCTCCGACCACTCGCGGCGGCTGATGGCCTTCCAGGAAGACCGGGCCACCGAATCGCTGAAGGCATCGGGGTGCCAGGAGACCGCAGTGGCCAGCATGATCCCCTATTCGGGATGGCACCTCATGGGAACCGCCCGTATGGGCAATGACCCGGCTACTTCGGTGGTCAATCCCCGCCAGCAAGCTCACGACGTGGCGAACCTCTATGTCGCCGACGCCAGCGTGTTCGTGACCAGTTCCGGGGTCAATCCCACATGCACCATCACCGCGCTGGCCCTGCGGACCGCGGACCTGCTGGTTCGGCACCGCAGCGAGCAGAAAGTCCCGGCATGA
- a CDS encoding xanthine dehydrogenase family protein molybdopterin-binding subunit has translation MKALRREDPRLLRGGGRYVADIELASMRYVAFVRSPVAHADVNGVELPPDVVGWTGADLIGRIDTMAPNEADGGVYQDKLLESLGDERLFVRHEGRPLLAVDRVRHVGDPIAVVIAETPYAAADAAERVLLDLAPRTPVIDPFAALADDAPRLYDHWPDNRSLFIAAGFGDIDGAFAEAAHVSQRRLHSGRLACHPMEPRGVVAEHDPRTDLLTVWSSTQIPHPLRTALAKALGRPAHRIRVVAPDVGGGFGVKAIPYAEELVMAFLALEMGVALKWVEQRSEHGLAAIQSRDQIHEIEMALDGDGRILGVRDRFVVDNGAANPLGVVQPYNTLAHLCGCYRVPALDVEATAVVTNKAPVSPYRGAGRPEAVFAMDRIIEVAAREMGIDPVELRRRNLITADEMPYSVGLNYRDGTPMTYDSGDFSGCFEAAMESSGMTQGLRGGARDEYGRLVGVGVSTYVEGTGVGPFESARVRVDETGWVEVATGACSQGQGHETVFAELCAQTLGADPDRVTVIGGDTAAVEHGWGTLASRSAVVAGSAIHEAATALRERIVNAVADHWELSPADLSIRRGAVEVVGTPTRRMELAEVAAGFAPGGVFANGSEASLDEVVCFEPPTVTFAAGVHVARVAVDPTTGAAEVLDYVVAHDCGPLLSPMIVDGQIAGGVAQGIGAALFEQVAYDADGQPQNPSLADYLVPDAAGVPELAVTHLETPSPLNPLGIKGVGEAGAISPPAAVANAIEDALSELGVQVNRVPVSPDYLFEQLQGARS, from the coding sequence GTGAAGGCACTGCGGCGGGAGGATCCCCGGTTGCTGCGGGGCGGCGGACGCTATGTGGCCGACATCGAGCTTGCGTCGATGCGCTATGTCGCGTTCGTTCGCAGTCCTGTGGCCCACGCCGACGTGAACGGGGTGGAATTGCCCCCGGACGTTGTTGGCTGGACCGGCGCGGATCTGATCGGGCGGATCGACACGATGGCGCCCAACGAGGCCGATGGCGGCGTCTACCAGGACAAATTGCTGGAATCTCTGGGCGACGAGCGGCTATTCGTTCGCCATGAGGGTCGGCCGCTGCTAGCGGTGGACCGGGTACGACATGTGGGCGATCCGATTGCGGTCGTCATCGCCGAAACCCCCTATGCCGCAGCAGACGCTGCTGAACGGGTGCTCCTCGACCTGGCTCCCCGTACGCCAGTGATCGATCCCTTCGCGGCACTGGCCGACGACGCTCCCCGGCTGTACGACCACTGGCCCGACAACCGCTCTTTGTTTATCGCCGCCGGATTTGGCGACATTGACGGTGCCTTCGCCGAAGCCGCCCACGTCAGCCAGCGGCGACTGCACTCGGGCCGACTGGCCTGTCACCCGATGGAGCCGAGGGGCGTGGTGGCCGAGCACGATCCCCGTACCGACCTGCTCACCGTGTGGAGCAGCACTCAGATTCCCCATCCGCTGCGCACCGCCTTGGCCAAGGCTCTAGGCAGGCCGGCGCACCGCATTCGGGTTGTGGCCCCCGATGTGGGTGGCGGCTTCGGCGTCAAGGCCATTCCCTATGCCGAAGAGCTGGTAATGGCCTTTCTGGCCTTGGAGATGGGGGTCGCCCTCAAGTGGGTAGAGCAGCGGAGCGAGCACGGCCTGGCCGCGATCCAGTCCCGAGACCAGATCCACGAGATTGAGATGGCCCTCGACGGCGACGGTCGCATCTTGGGAGTGAGAGACCGCTTCGTCGTGGACAATGGAGCGGCCAATCCACTGGGCGTGGTCCAGCCCTATAACACCCTGGCCCACCTGTGCGGCTGCTACCGGGTGCCGGCTTTGGACGTGGAAGCCACCGCGGTGGTCACCAACAAGGCACCGGTCTCGCCCTATCGAGGAGCAGGAAGGCCCGAAGCGGTCTTTGCCATGGACCGCATCATCGAGGTGGCCGCCCGAGAAATGGGCATCGACCCGGTGGAGCTTCGCCGTCGCAATCTCATCACTGCCGACGAGATGCCCTATTCGGTGGGTCTCAACTACCGAGATGGCACGCCCATGACCTACGACAGCGGAGACTTCTCCGGATGCTTCGAGGCGGCCATGGAGTCGAGCGGGATGACACAGGGCCTTCGGGGTGGGGCGCGGGACGAATACGGTCGGTTGGTCGGCGTCGGTGTCTCCACCTATGTGGAGGGTACGGGAGTGGGGCCGTTCGAGAGCGCTCGGGTGCGGGTGGACGAGACCGGTTGGGTCGAGGTGGCTACCGGGGCGTGCTCACAAGGCCAGGGACATGAGACGGTGTTTGCCGAGTTGTGCGCTCAAACGCTTGGGGCCGACCCCGATCGGGTGACGGTGATTGGAGGTGACACCGCCGCGGTCGAACATGGCTGGGGCACGCTGGCCAGCCGCAGCGCGGTGGTGGCAGGCAGTGCAATCCATGAGGCGGCCACGGCCCTGCGAGAACGGATTGTGAATGCGGTGGCTGATCATTGGGAGTTGTCTCCCGCTGACCTGAGCATCCGACGGGGCGCAGTGGAGGTAGTGGGAACGCCCACTCGGCGCATGGAGTTGGCCGAGGTGGCCGCCGGTTTCGCTCCGGGAGGGGTGTTCGCCAACGGCAGCGAGGCAAGCTTGGACGAGGTGGTCTGCTTCGAGCCTCCGACGGTGACCTTTGCCGCCGGAGTGCATGTGGCCCGGGTTGCCGTCGATCCGACCACGGGCGCGGCCGAAGTTCTGGACTACGTCGTGGCCCACGACTGCGGGCCACTGCTGTCCCCCATGATCGTGGACGGCCAGATCGCTGGGGGAGTGGCCCAGGGGATCGGAGCAGCGCTGTTCGAGCAAGTTGCCTACGACGCCGACGGACAGCCCCAGAATCCCAGCCTGGCCGACTACCTGGTGCCCGACGCCGCCGGAGTGCCCGAATTGGCCGTCACCCATCTCGAGACGCCATCGCCGCTCAATCCGCTGGGCATAAAGGGCGTGGGGGAGGCGGGAGCAATCTCGCCTCCGGCCGCGGTAGCCAACGCCATTGAGGACGCCTTGTCCGAATTGGGCGTCCAGGTGAACCGGGTGCCGGTCTCACCCGACTATCTGTTCGAGCAATTGCAGGGAGCAAGATCATGA
- a CDS encoding aldehyde dehydrogenase family protein, giving the protein MTVELLEVDLRDRYPLLVGDGEVSDGDMMAAIAPGTGETVAEVPRADAAVVDRAVDVAAKAQPGWAALSAAERGRYLRALADAVRSQTERLARIDAMDSGNPVAAMRNDVAYGADALDYFAGIARELHGKTLPASANSLHLTLREPYGVVGRILPFNHPLMFTLFHSAAPLAAGNTVIVKAPDQAPISPLEVAYLAAEILPPGVLTVLTGDGATTGEALVAHPGVGRIGFTGRGTTGLRVMEAAAQSGQVKNVTMELGGKNPLLVAPDADPAFVAEQAVGGMNFESSQGQSCGSTSRLYAPADLHDEIVDAVAARLDQIRVGDPLDSATTMGPLVSEPQLRRVRGFVETGHSEGARLIRGGGSPNGVPEGGYYLVPTLFDRVEPGHVIATEEIFGPVLSVLEWRDPDDLIAQANATRYGLTANIITNDLDWAMDAARRVQAGCVWINGRGQHFLETPFGGYKDSGLGAEGSMESLLSYTRTKVVHILDIGARP; this is encoded by the coding sequence ATGACTGTCGAACTTCTTGAAGTCGACCTCCGCGACCGCTATCCGCTGTTGGTGGGAGACGGCGAGGTGTCCGATGGCGACATGATGGCGGCCATTGCCCCGGGCACCGGCGAGACGGTGGCCGAAGTGCCGCGAGCCGATGCCGCGGTGGTGGATCGCGCCGTCGATGTGGCTGCGAAGGCCCAACCGGGATGGGCGGCGCTGTCGGCCGCTGAGCGAGGCCGATATCTGCGCGCTCTAGCCGACGCGGTGCGGTCGCAAACTGAGCGTCTGGCCCGGATCGACGCCATGGACAGCGGGAACCCCGTGGCCGCCATGCGCAATGACGTGGCCTACGGGGCCGATGCCCTGGACTACTTCGCCGGCATCGCCCGAGAACTGCACGGAAAGACCCTGCCAGCCTCGGCCAACAGCCTCCATCTGACCTTGCGAGAGCCCTACGGCGTGGTGGGGCGCATCCTGCCCTTCAACCACCCGCTGATGTTCACCCTGTTCCACTCGGCCGCTCCTCTGGCCGCGGGCAACACCGTCATCGTGAAGGCCCCCGACCAAGCCCCCATATCCCCCTTGGAAGTGGCCTATCTCGCCGCGGAGATTCTTCCTCCCGGCGTGCTCACCGTGCTCACCGGTGACGGGGCGACAACGGGCGAAGCCTTGGTGGCCCACCCGGGCGTTGGCCGGATCGGGTTCACCGGGCGGGGCACGACCGGGCTGCGGGTGATGGAGGCTGCTGCGCAATCCGGGCAGGTCAAGAACGTGACCATGGAGCTCGGGGGCAAGAACCCCCTTCTGGTGGCGCCCGATGCCGATCCCGCATTCGTAGCCGAGCAGGCCGTGGGAGGGATGAACTTCGAGTCCTCCCAGGGGCAGTCTTGTGGGTCTACTTCGCGGCTCTATGCCCCGGCTGATCTGCACGACGAGATCGTTGACGCCGTGGCCGCCCGACTCGACCAAATCAGGGTGGGCGATCCTCTGGATTCCGCCACCACCATGGGGCCGCTGGTGTCGGAACCTCAGCTCAGGCGGGTGCGGGGCTTCGTGGAGACCGGCCACTCCGAGGGTGCCCGGCTGATTCGGGGCGGTGGCTCTCCCAACGGCGTGCCCGAGGGCGGGTACTACCTGGTGCCGACGCTGTTCGACCGGGTGGAGCCGGGCCATGTCATTGCCACCGAGGAGATATTCGGTCCGGTGCTGTCGGTTCTGGAATGGCGAGACCCCGACGATCTCATCGCCCAGGCCAATGCCACCCGCTATGGACTGACCGCCAATATCATCACCAACGACTTGGACTGGGCCATGGACGCCGCCCGCCGAGTACAGGCCGGATGCGTCTGGATCAATGGGCGGGGCCAGCACTTCCTGGAAACGCCATTCGGCGGGTACAAGGACTCCGGGTTGGGAGCAGAGGGATCGATGGAGTCGCTGCTCAGCTACACCCGCACCAAAGTCGTTCACATTCTCGATATCGGAGCGCGGCCATGA
- a CDS encoding class II aldolase/adducin family protein, producing MSSNSTEAIAVLREKIATSTRILVRERLIGPFGHPSARIPGTDLVAVLGHTHDDVKDLAKTEPSDVVVMDLDGEVVDGSMDAPGERFMHTEIYRARPDVGAVIHAHPMHCIAFSMTDVPLAPVWHLCTLFADGVPVYDSAVQIDNPERGQAVAAALTDRKGILLKGHGLTVVGSSIEEATVSAVNLERSARLQIMARGLGTVESIDRSELTDELLTDGLTLEEYTHTQWDYWAMEIAR from the coding sequence ATGAGCAGCAACAGCACCGAGGCCATTGCGGTTCTCAGGGAGAAGATCGCCACGTCTACTCGGATATTGGTCCGCGAGCGGCTGATCGGCCCCTTTGGCCACCCGTCGGCCCGGATTCCGGGCACCGACTTGGTGGCAGTGCTGGGGCACACACATGACGATGTGAAGGATCTGGCCAAGACGGAGCCGAGCGATGTGGTGGTGATGGACCTGGACGGCGAGGTTGTGGACGGATCGATGGATGCTCCCGGAGAGCGGTTCATGCACACAGAGATATATCGGGCCCGCCCCGATGTGGGAGCGGTGATCCACGCCCACCCCATGCACTGCATTGCCTTCTCTATGACCGACGTTCCCCTCGCCCCGGTCTGGCACCTGTGCACGCTGTTTGCCGACGGCGTGCCGGTGTACGACTCCGCAGTGCAGATTGACAACCCTGAGCGGGGCCAGGCAGTGGCCGCGGCCCTGACCGACCGGAAGGGGATCCTGCTGAAGGGGCACGGCCTGACAGTGGTGGGCTCGTCCATCGAGGAGGCCACCGTCAGCGCAGTCAACCTCGAGCGCTCAGCACGATTGCAGATCATGGCCCGAGGTCTCGGCACGGTGGAATCAATCGACCGGTCTGAGCTGACCGACGAGCTGCTCACCGACGGACTGACGCTGGAGGAGTACACCCATACCCAGTGGGACTACTGGGCGATGGAGATAGCCCGGTGA
- a CDS encoding sugar ABC transporter substrate-binding protein yields MKTKKLLFKLLALLLAFGLVVSACGNDDDDDAASGDGGCEEIYEVRYANLATFILYFRDLEAGLAEFGAQNCWNFVAADAAYVIEDQVAQIEDFVTQGVDLIIASPGDRQALIPAYEAAAAAGIPMLSTGDSVQEAAPEIGFIGTDWGVEGTKQSEWMVEQLGGSGKIARIGGPGASEYVEKRREGFEHTMEANPGVEVVFNQSANSFTAEEGLRLAQDALTANPDLDGIWADSDALALGAATAVEEAGIDHADILVTGTDGEPAVFDQIRAGTGVDMTIALRGYQWGWQTAEVAHQYLTTGSTGQGYFIQAPTFVVDADTIEGMTNADLR; encoded by the coding sequence ATGAAAACCAAAAAACTGTTGTTCAAACTTCTGGCGCTGCTGTTGGCCTTTGGGCTGGTGGTGTCGGCCTGTGGCAACGACGATGACGACGACGCCGCGTCCGGTGACGGAGGCTGTGAGGAGATCTACGAGGTGCGATACGCCAACCTGGCGACCTTCATCTTGTACTTCCGCGACCTCGAAGCTGGCCTGGCCGAGTTCGGCGCCCAGAACTGCTGGAACTTCGTCGCCGCCGACGCTGCGTACGTGATTGAAGACCAAGTGGCTCAGATCGAGGACTTCGTCACCCAGGGGGTCGACCTCATCATCGCCTCGCCTGGCGACCGCCAAGCGCTCATTCCCGCATATGAAGCCGCTGCGGCTGCCGGCATCCCCATGCTGTCTACTGGCGACAGCGTGCAGGAGGCCGCCCCGGAGATCGGCTTCATCGGCACTGACTGGGGTGTTGAGGGCACCAAGCAGAGCGAGTGGATGGTCGAACAACTCGGCGGATCGGGCAAGATCGCCCGGATCGGCGGACCGGGGGCCAGCGAGTATGTGGAGAAGCGGCGCGAGGGCTTCGAGCACACCATGGAGGCCAATCCCGGCGTCGAGGTGGTGTTCAACCAGAGCGCCAACAGCTTCACCGCTGAAGAGGGCCTCCGTTTGGCTCAGGACGCGCTGACCGCCAATCCCGACCTCGACGGAATATGGGCCGACAGCGACGCTCTGGCATTGGGCGCGGCCACCGCAGTGGAAGAGGCCGGCATCGACCATGCCGACATCCTCGTCACCGGTACCGACGGCGAGCCGGCGGTGTTCGATCAGATTCGGGCTGGTACCGGCGTGGATATGACCATCGCCCTGCGGGGCTACCAGTGGGGTTGGCAGACTGCCGAAGTCGCCCACCAGTACCTCACTACCGGCAGCACTGGCCAGGGATACTTCATCCAGGCCCCCACCTTCGTGGTGGATGCCGACACTATCGAAGGCATGACCAACGCCGACCTCCGGTAG
- a CDS encoding ABC transporter permease has protein sequence MTEPAVAMDWDRIRVAIPRVVEAGFAIFVVIILGAVMTVKSDVFLTTGNLQNILLQTSFLACAAFGMTLVIIAAELDLSQGSVLALIGVVAAETMVRNNSIVLGLLAGVGVGIAAGLFNGLITAVLKVPSFITTLGLLIMARGLAREITAGNTVGNLPGGWKAWWSGEFIGLRMPIWVALGLGVVYHVILRYSRFGLRIYAVGGNAEAARRAGINVTRVRVTVFVLGGLAVAVGGFTLLGRVNVGQPNAAVLTELYAVAAVVLGGTNLFGGRGSIPRTLAGVLLIGVIRNSLNLLNVSSNMQDVWLGVVFVLAMTSQFLRRYLDRWANRSEDTAIEVEVEHELDEERRAIERAEQSARSGERELQDADQTEQSARSGERELQDADQTEQSARSGERELQDADQTEQSALSTSEQP, from the coding sequence GTGACCGAGCCGGCGGTCGCGATGGACTGGGACAGGATCCGTGTCGCCATACCCCGGGTGGTGGAAGCCGGGTTCGCGATCTTCGTGGTCATCATTTTGGGCGCGGTGATGACGGTCAAGTCCGACGTGTTCCTGACCACCGGCAACCTCCAGAACATCCTTCTGCAAACCTCGTTCTTGGCCTGCGCGGCCTTTGGGATGACCCTGGTCATCATCGCGGCCGAACTAGATCTGTCCCAGGGGTCCGTGCTGGCCCTCATCGGGGTGGTGGCGGCCGAGACCATGGTGCGGAACAACAGCATTGTGCTCGGCTTGCTGGCCGGTGTGGGCGTGGGCATCGCCGCTGGACTGTTCAACGGGCTCATCACCGCGGTGCTCAAAGTCCCGTCGTTCATCACCACCTTGGGGCTTCTGATCATGGCGAGGGGATTGGCCCGTGAAATCACCGCGGGCAACACGGTGGGCAACCTCCCTGGCGGCTGGAAGGCGTGGTGGAGCGGAGAGTTCATCGGCTTGCGAATGCCCATTTGGGTCGCGCTGGGCCTTGGCGTGGTCTACCACGTGATCCTGCGCTATTCCCGGTTCGGACTGCGGATCTACGCAGTGGGGGGGAACGCCGAAGCAGCCCGCCGGGCCGGAATCAACGTCACCAGAGTGCGGGTCACGGTGTTTGTGCTGGGAGGACTCGCCGTCGCGGTCGGAGGCTTCACCCTGCTGGGCCGGGTCAATGTCGGCCAGCCCAACGCCGCGGTGCTTACTGAGCTCTATGCGGTGGCCGCGGTCGTTCTCGGAGGCACCAACCTGTTCGGAGGACGGGGATCAATACCCCGCACCCTTGCCGGGGTGTTGCTGATCGGGGTGATTCGCAACAGCCTCAACCTGCTCAATGTGTCGTCCAACATGCAGGACGTGTGGCTGGGCGTTGTCTTCGTGCTGGCCATGACCTCACAATTCCTGCGCCGCTACTTGGACCGCTGGGCCAATCGAAGCGAGGACACCGCCATTGAAGTCGAAGTCGAGCACGAACTCGATGAAGAACGTCGCGCCATCGAACGGGCCGAGCAATCGGCCCGATCGGGCGAGAGAGAACTCCAAGATGCCGACCAGACCGAGCAATCGGCCCGATCGGGCGAGAGAGAACTCCAAGATGCCGACCAGACCGAGCAATCGGCCCGATCGGGCGAGAGAGAACTCCAAGATGCCGACCAGACCGAGCAATCGGCCCTGTCGACGTCGGAGCAACCATAA
- a CDS encoding creatininase family protein has translation MSWTALGEQLKQGPLDVIVPLGALEQHGPHLPLDTDSLIAEAVADRAAQTAGECMVVPGIPIGASSHHLAFPGTASLSDTTLRSMMVEVIQTLLSHGFRGAYLVTGHAGNVGAMAAVMAELDPTERSRVVSFDDWPAQRDAVHRVAEDQLGLDRELVGTHGGHFETSIILAIAPDRVDMASAVAGHIGPAASASAKLRSGGMAALSPVGIIGDPRGATADAGERYLDALVDLVVEGIEAHRHRSRQEVAP, from the coding sequence ATGAGCTGGACGGCTTTGGGTGAGCAGCTCAAACAGGGTCCGCTGGATGTGATTGTGCCCCTGGGCGCCCTCGAGCAGCACGGTCCTCATCTTCCCCTGGACACCGACTCCCTTATCGCCGAGGCGGTAGCCGACCGGGCGGCACAAACGGCGGGGGAGTGCATGGTGGTGCCCGGCATCCCCATAGGCGCCTCTAGTCACCATCTGGCTTTTCCCGGCACGGCCAGCCTGAGCGACACAACTCTCCGCAGCATGATGGTGGAAGTGATCCAGACCCTGCTGAGCCACGGTTTTCGGGGGGCCTATTTGGTGACCGGCCATGCCGGGAACGTCGGTGCTATGGCCGCAGTCATGGCTGAGTTGGATCCCACCGAACGGAGCCGGGTGGTCTCGTTCGACGATTGGCCCGCCCAACGGGACGCCGTTCATCGGGTGGCCGAGGATCAGCTCGGTTTGGACCGCGAGTTGGTCGGAACCCACGGCGGTCACTTCGAGACCAGCATCATTCTGGCCATCGCTCCCGACCGGGTGGATATGGCGTCGGCAGTTGCCGGCCATATCGGACCAGCAGCCTCGGCCAGTGCCAAGTTGCGCTCCGGGGGCATGGCCGCCCTCTCCCCGGTTGGCATCATCGGCGACCCCCGCGGGGCCACCGCGGATGCCGGGGAGCGCTACCTCGACGCCTTGGTGGATCTGGTGGTCGAGGGCATCGAAGCCCATCGCCATCGGTCGAGGCAAGAGGTGGCCCCGTGA
- a CDS encoding zinc-binding dehydrogenase, which yields MSRAVMLADYSHGPTIESLDLGPVLPGGALVRIDAATVCGTDVHISDGVFGHLARLPLVMGHEGTGTVVELGPGLERDALGQPIRTGDRIVWAHNWCGRCYFCAVAKQPTLCENTMGYGWGPYEEGVASGTFSEHLHVSPDSRVLRVPAGVSSPLASAATCALRTVMHALDRMPRIRFSDTVVVLGAGPVGVLAAAAAMRSGADQVVLIGAPGSRLAATESWELTARINIDDTEPDERIEAVRSMTEGRGADIVLECAGPPDAFTEGMEMVRAGGTLMVIGQAHGETVPVPTTAMKVRQLTVRTSLSADISHFHDALRFLDRHGGELELESVVCSTAYSLDQVTDALVAMRSGAEMKPVILP from the coding sequence ATGAGTCGGGCAGTGATGTTGGCGGACTACAGCCACGGACCCACGATTGAATCGCTCGATCTAGGGCCCGTTCTTCCCGGGGGCGCGCTGGTGCGGATCGACGCCGCCACCGTGTGCGGAACCGATGTCCACATCTCCGATGGCGTCTTCGGGCATCTGGCCCGTCTGCCCCTGGTAATGGGCCACGAGGGCACCGGCACGGTTGTGGAGTTGGGCCCGGGGTTGGAGCGCGACGCGCTGGGGCAGCCGATTCGAACCGGAGATCGCATCGTCTGGGCCCACAACTGGTGCGGCCGGTGCTATTTCTGTGCGGTGGCCAAGCAGCCCACGCTGTGCGAGAACACCATGGGCTATGGGTGGGGTCCCTATGAGGAGGGCGTGGCCAGCGGGACTTTCTCAGAACACCTTCATGTCTCTCCCGATTCGCGTGTCCTGCGGGTTCCCGCTGGTGTGTCCAGCCCACTGGCCTCGGCGGCCACCTGCGCTTTGCGCACGGTCATGCACGCCCTAGATCGAATGCCCCGCATTCGCTTCAGCGACACGGTGGTCGTTCTCGGGGCCGGTCCGGTCGGGGTTCTGGCCGCGGCGGCGGCTATGCGGAGTGGAGCCGACCAGGTAGTCCTCATCGGTGCGCCAGGGTCCCGGCTGGCCGCCACCGAGTCGTGGGAATTGACCGCCCGCATCAACATCGATGACACCGAGCCCGACGAGAGAATCGAAGCGGTTCGCAGCATGACGGAGGGCAGGGGGGCAGACATCGTGCTCGAATGCGCGGGGCCGCCCGATGCCTTCACCGAGGGTATGGAGATGGTGCGGGCGGGGGGCACGCTCATGGTGATCGGCCAAGCCCACGGCGAGACAGTGCCCGTGCCGACCACGGCCATGAAGGTCCGCCAGCTCACGGTGAGGACTTCGCTTTCGGCCGACATCTCCCACTTCCACGACGCCCTCCGGTTCTTGGACCGGCACGGCGGCGAGCTGGAGCTGGAATCGGTGGTGTGCTCAACGGCCTACTCGCTGGATCAGGTGACCGACGCGCTGGTCGCCATGCGGTCCGGCGCCGAGATGAAACCGGTGATTTTGCCATGA